One window from the genome of Verrucomicrobiia bacterium encodes:
- a CDS encoding polyprenol monophosphomannose synthase, which yields MNKALVVVPTYNERENLSPLVQRLLHLSRPVDVLVVDDNSPDGTGTLADELATQHPEVHVLHRQQKAGLGRAYIAGFKWALEHGYEFVLEMDADFSHNPDDVPRLIEAAASADCAIGSRYIGGIRIINWPLPRLMLSKFAAIYVLLITGMRIADPTGGFKCFTRRALEALQIDEIQSNGYSFQIELNHRLWRAGYRVVEVPIIFTERVQGHSKMSKHIIGEALIMVWKLWLQNGLRRSPRPR from the coding sequence ATGAACAAAGCGCTGGTCGTCGTGCCCACCTACAACGAGCGGGAAAACCTTTCCCCGCTCGTCCAACGGCTTTTGCACCTCTCCCGGCCCGTGGATGTGCTGGTGGTGGACGACAACTCGCCCGACGGCACCGGCACGCTGGCGGATGAACTCGCCACCCAGCATCCGGAAGTGCACGTGCTGCACCGCCAGCAGAAGGCCGGCCTCGGCCGCGCTTACATCGCCGGATTCAAATGGGCGCTGGAACACGGCTACGAATTCGTCCTCGAGATGGACGCCGATTTTTCCCACAACCCGGATGACGTGCCGCGCCTCATCGAAGCCGCCGCGAGCGCCGACTGCGCCATCGGTTCGCGCTACATTGGCGGCATCCGCATCATCAACTGGCCGTTGCCGCGCCTGATGTTGAGCAAATTTGCCGCGATTTACGTCCTGCTCATCACCGGCATGCGCATCGCCGACCCGACCGGTGGCTTCAAATGCTTCACGCGTCGCGCGTTGGAAGCCCTCCAGATCGATGAAATTCAGTCGAACGGATACAGCTTCCAGATCGAATTGAACCATCGCCTCTGGCGCGCGGGCTACCGCGTCGTCGAGGTGCCCATCATCTTCACCGAACGCGTCCAGGGGCATTCCAAGATGTCCAAGCACATCATCGGCGAGGCGCTCATCATGGTCTGGAAGCTCTGGCTCCAAAACGGCCTGCGCCGTTCGCCGCGCCCGCGGTGA
- a CDS encoding Ig-like domain-containing protein — MKTFLRLFAATFCALPLLARAVTFTSDTAIGPSDTNYDGADIVVSNATLTVDGPHNFASLILAGGATLTHSASPIGSVTVTSHVADEPQLLTSTNAAPLANSNIITASVLVQDMSGTVTYTNATDYVLTVESNLTYLARTETSSIPDNTMVLVSYDVSLGTFAAGLNLNVTGDVSAAAGTVIDAAGRGYSGTYGAGHGGSSGAPSTGGGGGQGGTGGMGATNSFGGAASSTSLQQPIALGGAGGLGIGYGGAGGGRVEISCGGTFTLDGVINADGINATNARAGGGAGGSVWLVATNFAGSGAISANGGAGEPALGGGGGGGRIAIQCATNMFTGSLTAQGGLGWQCGGAGTIYVADSVTNALLWLNNGGRVGTNTPVASLGQPLDLVIQSNALVQLSGSPALSNLLVDTGGKLVASPQQALFLNVAGNVSVLAGAAIAADAAGSSPAQGPGAGRSYTGNTVRPCSGGGYGGAGGDSSVASAYGGATYGTIISGGQFGSGGGNYVSSVGGGGGGLLRLTVGGELRVDGRVSANGGDGSGTGGGGGSGGSVNITATTLSGTGLLAANGGRGVITAGGGGGGGRIYVVASTNLFAGRATAFGGSGYNPGGAGTVLMPVAGRAQLLVDNGGQPAGRAQTPIQFLDNSDLIVRGQAVASASGSLAVTSLTVESNSWLAVQTNWSSPFAFSVQVNSNAVIQAGGGITADAAGFGPNNGPGAGKWSYLYLPYSEYVGSGGGHGGAGGNSISNAAAGGTANDNVASPLINAGSGGGGVQNSSGGVGGGRISVNVTRTLFLDGTISASGTAGISGGGGGAGGSIYLNAGTLTGSGQIHADGGNGYDSWGGGGGGGRIAIACQTNQFTGAVTAFGGDGANAGGAGTVFFQRGQFPPKVICDNHGTSGAVTLLNTFSGDLEIRAGARAWINASSVNLNSLLVRSNAALLGVPPLTQQTITVQSNVVIEPGGSLSWDGAGVGSYSGNGNSSTVGGGSHGGYGGGNPPNFSSAYGQITAPTTPGGPGGSNSNYAATSGAGGGALKLTVNGVLQVDGALTANGIDASYLTGGAGGGAGGSLWLTLNGFTGSGLISARGGAGAGFGGGGGGGRIAITWQPRQIGHSNLPAFTGTITARGGNGLFPGGAGTVYLQSADQPVAQLILDNGGPRGTNTPLSSNLGLPTRLFDLTLANGATASYYAPGVPTLNNLVVGNNGTLSDPVAQTTLMVACRSNLTVAVGGMITGSGFGYGRGLGPGAGQNISNQGSGGGYGGAGGASAAGSPGGTTYGSTAQPDAYGSGGGAGIISNPGGSEGGGAVRLTVPGTLTVDGLITAGGNAGVNDESGGGAGGSIWITAHSLAGHGVIAADGGDGELYGGGGGGGGRIAVYANHTNDFAGVLSALGGEGANAGQNGTIVFASLPPLSITSQTPVGTISNVVSYVEVGFSEQVDPATVSTAAFTLTPPPGSPLPALQAIMPGNASVRLLFTPALNAPGDYTFTVAPNFADIYGTPMSQVYTGAFTIALPTIQGTVRDTNNAPVAGVTVTASVGYLPAMTDATGTYSIGVPPGWSGTLTPSLAANLFQPDSITLSNVTDTVTNQDFVMVGSMAPVLSASLSATNLLLNWSGLDGVNYQAYWSTNLADWLPWGDPIPGTNGPFELTLPVEADGLKFFRLGASR; from the coding sequence ATGAAAACATTCCTGCGACTTTTCGCCGCCACATTTTGCGCCCTGCCGCTCTTGGCACGGGCAGTTACTTTTACGAGCGATACCGCCATCGGACCGTCGGATACCAATTATGATGGGGCCGATATCGTCGTCAGCAACGCGACATTGACCGTGGACGGTCCGCACAACTTCGCCAGTTTGATTTTGGCCGGCGGCGCAACGCTGACGCATTCCGCCTCCCCCATCGGTTCGGTGACCGTGACGAGCCACGTGGCCGATGAACCGCAATTGCTCACCAGCACCAACGCGGCACCATTGGCGAACAGCAACATTATCACGGCGTCCGTCCTGGTGCAGGACATGAGCGGCACGGTCACCTACACCAACGCCACGGATTACGTGCTGACCGTCGAGAGCAATCTGACCTACCTCGCCCGCACGGAAACTTCGTCGATTCCCGACAACACCATGGTTTTGGTGAGTTACGACGTCTCGTTGGGCACCTTTGCCGCGGGCTTGAACCTGAACGTGACGGGTGACGTGAGCGCGGCCGCTGGGACTGTGATTGACGCGGCCGGCCGGGGCTACTCGGGCACTTACGGCGCCGGGCATGGTGGCTCAAGTGGCGCACCGTCCACCGGGGGCGGTGGCGGCCAGGGCGGCACAGGCGGCATGGGTGCCACCAACTCGTTCGGTGGCGCGGCCAGTTCGACTTCCCTTCAACAGCCGATCGCACTTGGCGGCGCCGGCGGTTTGGGCATTGGCTACGGTGGCGCTGGCGGCGGCCGGGTGGAAATCAGTTGCGGCGGAACATTCACCCTCGACGGCGTCATCAATGCGGACGGCATCAATGCCACCAACGCTCGTGCAGGTGGCGGCGCCGGCGGAAGCGTCTGGCTCGTGGCGACGAACTTTGCGGGCAGTGGCGCCATTTCCGCCAATGGTGGCGCGGGCGAACCCGCGCTGGGTGGCGGCGGGGGTGGTGGGCGCATTGCCATTCAATGCGCCACGAACATGTTTACGGGCAGCCTGACCGCGCAAGGTGGCCTGGGCTGGCAATGCGGCGGCGCCGGCACCATTTACGTGGCGGACAGTGTCACGAACGCATTGCTGTGGTTGAACAACGGTGGTCGCGTCGGCACCAACACGCCGGTTGCGAGCCTCGGCCAGCCGTTGGATCTGGTGATTCAAAGCAACGCGCTCGTGCAGCTTTCTGGCAGTCCCGCCCTGTCCAACCTGCTCGTGGACACCGGCGGGAAGCTGGTGGCTTCACCGCAACAGGCGTTGTTTCTGAATGTCGCCGGCAATGTCTCCGTGCTGGCGGGCGCCGCGATTGCGGCCGATGCGGCTGGCTCCTCACCGGCACAGGGTCCGGGAGCCGGGCGCTCCTACACCGGCAACACTGTGCGCCCATGCAGCGGCGGCGGCTATGGCGGCGCTGGCGGGGACAGTTCTGTGGCCTCCGCCTACGGTGGCGCCACATATGGCACCATCATAAGTGGCGGGCAGTTTGGCAGCGGCGGCGGCAACTACGTTTCATCGGTGGGCGGCGGCGGCGGTGGGTTGCTCCGGCTGACGGTCGGCGGTGAGCTGCGCGTGGACGGCAGGGTCTCGGCCAACGGTGGCGACGGTTCGGGCACGGGTGGCGGCGGCGGTTCGGGCGGCAGCGTCAACATCACAGCCACGACGCTTTCCGGCACCGGCCTCCTCGCGGCCAACGGCGGCCGCGGCGTCATCACCGCCGGCGGCGGTGGCGGGGGCGGACGCATTTACGTCGTGGCCAGCACCAACCTGTTTGCCGGCCGCGCCACGGCCTTTGGCGGGAGCGGTTACAACCCCGGCGGAGCGGGCACCGTTCTCATGCCGGTGGCGGGCCGGGCGCAGTTGCTGGTGGACAATGGCGGTCAGCCGGCCGGCCGGGCGCAGACGCCGATTCAATTCCTCGACAACTCTGATTTGATCGTGCGCGGACAAGCCGTCGCCTCAGCATCGGGTTCCCTGGCCGTGACCAGCCTGACCGTCGAATCGAACTCATGGCTGGCGGTGCAGACCAATTGGTCATCGCCCTTTGCGTTCAGCGTGCAGGTCAACAGCAATGCGGTGATTCAAGCCGGCGGCGGGATTACCGCGGACGCCGCGGGCTTTGGCCCCAACAACGGCCCCGGCGCCGGCAAATGGTCCTACCTTTACCTTCCTTACAGCGAATACGTCGGCAGCGGCGGGGGACACGGCGGGGCCGGCGGCAATTCAATCAGCAACGCCGCCGCGGGTGGCACTGCCAACGACAATGTCGCCTCACCACTGATCAACGCCGGCAGCGGCGGCGGCGGCGTCCAAAATTCGAGCGGGGGCGTCGGGGGCGGACGCATCTCCGTAAACGTCACGCGGACCTTGTTCCTTGACGGCACCATTTCCGCCAGCGGCACGGCCGGAATAAGTGGCGGGGGCGGCGGCGCCGGCGGCAGCATTTACCTGAACGCGGGCACGCTGACGGGCAGCGGCCAGATCCACGCGGACGGCGGCAACGGCTACGACAGTTGGGGCGGCGGAGGCGGCGGCGGGCGCATCGCCATCGCCTGCCAGACGAATCAATTTACGGGCGCCGTCACGGCGTTCGGCGGTGACGGGGCGAATGCGGGCGGTGCGGGGACCGTGTTCTTTCAGCGCGGGCAATTTCCGCCCAAGGTGATTTGCGACAACCACGGCACCTCTGGCGCCGTCACCCTGCTGAACACATTCTCCGGCGATTTGGAAATTCGCGCGGGAGCCCGCGCCTGGATCAATGCCTCCAGCGTCAACCTGAACAGCCTTTTGGTGCGCAGCAACGCCGCCTTGCTGGGCGTGCCTCCCCTGACGCAACAGACCATCACGGTCCAAAGCAACGTGGTCATCGAGCCGGGAGGTTCCTTGTCGTGGGACGGAGCGGGCGTTGGATCCTATTCTGGGAATGGTAATTCAAGCACGGTGGGCGGCGGCAGCCACGGCGGTTACGGCGGCGGCAATCCACCCAACTTTAGTTCGGCCTACGGCCAGATCACCGCGCCCACGACGCCCGGCGGCCCGGGTGGCAGCAATTCCAATTACGCCGCCACATCGGGAGCCGGCGGCGGGGCCTTGAAGTTGACGGTAAATGGCGTATTGCAGGTGGACGGGGCGTTGACGGCCAACGGCATCGACGCCTCATACCTCACGGGCGGCGCGGGCGGCGGCGCGGGCGGAAGCCTGTGGTTGACGTTGAATGGATTTACCGGCTCGGGCTTGATTTCCGCCCGTGGTGGCGCAGGGGCTGGCTTTGGGGGTGGTGGCGGCGGCGGACGCATCGCCATCACCTGGCAACCGCGGCAGATCGGCCACTCGAATCTCCCCGCTTTCACCGGCACCATCACGGCCCGCGGCGGCAACGGCCTGTTCCCCGGCGGCGCGGGCACGGTGTATCTGCAAAGTGCCGACCAGCCAGTGGCCCAGTTGATTCTCGACAACGGCGGGCCACGCGGGACGAACACCCCGCTCAGTTCCAACCTTGGCCTGCCGACTCGTTTGTTCGACCTGACCCTCGCCAACGGGGCGACTGCCTCCTACTACGCTCCGGGCGTCCCCACCTTGAACAACCTCGTCGTGGGCAACAACGGGACGCTGAGTGATCCGGTGGCCCAAACCACACTGATGGTGGCCTGCCGCAGCAACCTCACGGTAGCGGTGGGCGGTATGATCACTGGGAGCGGATTCGGCTATGGTCGCGGCCTGGGACCGGGCGCCGGACAAAACATCTCGAATCAAGGCTCCGGTGGCGGCTACGGCGGCGCCGGCGGCGCTTCAGCAGCCGGTTCCCCGGGCGGCACCACCTACGGCTCCACCGCACAACCGGATGCTTACGGCAGCGGCGGCGGCGCGGGCATCATTTCCAATCCCGGTGGCAGTGAAGGCGGTGGCGCGGTTCGCCTGACAGTGCCGGGCACATTGACGGTCGATGGCCTGATCACCGCCGGCGGCAATGCCGGTGTGAACGACGAGTCCGGGGGCGGTGCGGGCGGCAGCATCTGGATTACGGCGCATTCGCTGGCCGGCCATGGAGTCATTGCCGCGGACGGCGGCGACGGCGAACTTTACGGCGGCGGCGGTGGTGGCGGCGGGCGCATCGCTGTTTATGCGAATCACACGAATGATTTCGCCGGAGTGCTCAGCGCACTCGGCGGCGAAGGCGCGAATGCCGGCCAGAACGGAACGATCGTCTTCGCGAGCCTTCCACCGTTGAGCATCACCTCGCAAACGCCCGTCGGCACGATCAGCAACGTCGTCAGCTACGTGGAAGTCGGCTTCTCCGAACAGGTGGACCCCGCCACGGTGTCCACGGCCGCCTTCACCCTGACGCCGCCGCCGGGCAGTCCCCTGCCCGCGCTGCAGGCCATCATGCCGGGAAACGCTTCGGTGCGTTTGCTCTTCACTCCAGCATTGAACGCGCCGGGCGATTACACCTTCACCGTGGCGCCGAACTTTGCAGACATTTACGGCACGCCCATGTCGCAGGTTTACACGGGCGCCTTCACCATCGCGCTGCCGACCATTCAAGGCACGGTGCGCGACACGAACAACGCCCCGGTGGCCGGCGTCACCGTCACGGCCAGCGTTGGCTATCTGCCGGCCATGACAGACGCGACGGGAACTTACTCGATTGGCGTGCCGCCGGGCTGGAGCGGCACCCTCACGCCATCACTTGCGGCCAACCTGTTTCAGCCCGATTCCATCACCCTGTCCAACGTCACCGACACCGTCACCAATCAAGACTTCGTCATGGTGGGTTCCATGGCGCCGGTCTTGTCCGCCAGTTTGTCCGCCACCAACCTGCTGCTGAACTGGAGCGGGCTTGACGGCGTAAACTATCAAGCCTACTGGTCCACGAACCTCGCCGACTGGCTGCCGTGGGGCGATCCAATTCCGGGCACGAACGGCCCGTTCGAACTGACCCTGCCGGTCGAAGCGGATGGACTGAAGTTCTTCCGGCTGGGCGCCTCCCGATAG
- a CDS encoding uracil-DNA glycosylase family protein encodes MNAAEARLQRLLREVRACTICAAHLPFPPRPVLRAASTARLLIVGQAPGRKVQETGIPWNDPSGDRLRQWLELTREAFYDERRIAIIPTGFCYPGKGAHGDLPPRPECAPLWHPQLRQALPHIEFTLLIGGYAQAYYLGKRAQASLADTVRAWREYLPEFLPLPHPSPRNVGWFKTHPWFEAEVVPALRVRVRELLRR; translated from the coding sequence GTGAACGCCGCCGAAGCCAGGTTGCAGCGTCTGCTGCGGGAAGTCCGCGCCTGCACCATTTGCGCGGCGCACCTGCCGTTTCCGCCGCGGCCGGTGCTGCGGGCCGCCAGCACGGCGCGGCTGCTCATTGTGGGGCAGGCGCCGGGACGCAAGGTGCAGGAAACCGGCATCCCGTGGAACGATCCGTCGGGGGACCGGCTTCGCCAGTGGTTGGAACTGACCCGTGAGGCATTCTACGACGAACGGCGCATCGCCATCATTCCCACGGGATTTTGTTATCCGGGCAAGGGGGCGCACGGCGATTTGCCGCCGCGTCCGGAATGCGCGCCCTTGTGGCATCCCCAATTGCGTCAGGCCCTGCCGCACATCGAATTCACGCTGCTCATCGGCGGATACGCGCAGGCCTATTACCTCGGGAAACGCGCGCAGGCATCGCTGGCGGACACGGTGCGGGCGTGGCGCGAATACCTGCCGGAATTTCTGCCCCTGCCACATCCCAGCCCGCGCAACGTTGGCTGGTTCAAAACGCACCCCTGGTTTGAGGCGGAAGTGGTGCCGGCGCTGCGCGTGCGGGTTCGTGAACTGCTGCGGCGCTGA
- a CDS encoding peroxiredoxin, which produces MKTALLPLCLGLAATLLAAGVPAPAAAAATPHVGDKAPLVAGHDQNGKAWKLADALGKKVVLLYFYPKDNTPGCTAEACGLRDRMGDLNKDNVEVVGVSFDSAASHQKFIADHSLNFTLLADTEGKLADTYGVRMNGKNMARRVSFLIGLDGRIAHVTDSPDAATHLREMQAAVAKLKKP; this is translated from the coding sequence ATGAAAACTGCGCTGCTTCCCCTCTGTCTCGGCCTGGCTGCCACCCTGTTGGCGGCGGGCGTTCCCGCTCCGGCTGCGGCCGCGGCCACCCCGCACGTCGGCGACAAGGCCCCGCTTGTCGCCGGCCACGATCAGAACGGCAAAGCGTGGAAGCTCGCCGACGCGTTGGGGAAAAAGGTGGTGCTGCTCTACTTCTACCCGAAAGACAACACGCCGGGCTGCACGGCCGAAGCGTGCGGCCTCCGCGATCGCATGGGCGACTTGAACAAGGACAATGTCGAGGTCGTGGGCGTGAGTTTTGATTCGGCCGCGAGCCACCAGAAATTCATCGCCGATCACAGCCTGAACTTCACCCTGCTGGCGGACACCGAAGGCAAGCTGGCCGACACTTACGGCGTGCGGATGAACGGCAAAAACATGGCCCGCCGTGTGAGTTTCCTGATTGGGCTCGACGGCCGGATTGCGCATGTCACCGATTCGCCCGACGCCGCCACACACCTGCGCGAAATGCAGGCGGCGGTCGCCAAACTGAAAAAGCCCTGA
- a CDS encoding aminotransferase class V-fold PLP-dependent enzyme, whose protein sequence is MTVEAILADEELRHWEFPVTRDKIFLAHAAVCPLSRRVAEAVAHYSLNACGDDQETGMLEGFLRDARGAAAQLLHCTGEEIAFVGPTSLGLSLIAAGLPVRKNDNILIYFDDYPSNVYPWMKLAERGVEVRLMNVRRMGELRSIDILGQVDENTRAVIMASCHFVSGYRLEIDKVGRHLRERGIIFGLDAIQTLGAFPTTVEHVDFLAADAHKWLLGPCAAGLLYVRRELIPKIKPPVFGWHNVRCPNFVAQEEIVLREDARRFEAGSHNLLSIVGLRAALELILELGVENIGRELLRKRAWLVPALQAKGYTVLNADAKPENAGGITTFFKPDADMAALHARLTANKVVASLRTDRQNRHYLRLSPHYYNTDAELQQALALL, encoded by the coding sequence ATGACCGTTGAGGCCATTCTAGCGGACGAAGAACTACGGCACTGGGAGTTTCCCGTCACGCGGGACAAAATTTTTCTGGCTCACGCTGCGGTGTGCCCGCTGTCACGCCGCGTTGCCGAAGCGGTGGCGCATTATTCACTGAACGCGTGCGGCGACGACCAGGAAACCGGCATGCTCGAGGGCTTCCTGCGCGACGCCCGCGGGGCCGCGGCGCAGCTGCTGCATTGCACCGGCGAAGAAATCGCCTTTGTCGGGCCGACCTCGCTGGGGCTGAGCTTGATCGCCGCCGGCCTGCCCGTGCGCAAGAACGACAACATCCTCATCTACTTCGACGATTATCCCTCCAACGTGTATCCGTGGATGAAGCTCGCCGAACGTGGCGTTGAGGTCCGGCTCATGAACGTGCGGCGCATGGGGGAATTGCGCAGCATCGATATCCTGGGCCAGGTGGATGAAAACACGCGGGCCGTGATCATGGCGAGCTGCCACTTCGTTAGCGGCTACCGACTGGAGATCGACAAGGTCGGGCGCCACCTGCGCGAACGCGGCATCATTTTCGGCCTGGACGCGATTCAAACCCTGGGTGCGTTTCCCACCACGGTGGAGCACGTGGATTTTCTCGCGGCGGATGCCCACAAGTGGCTGCTCGGCCCGTGCGCCGCCGGGCTGCTTTACGTGCGCCGCGAACTGATTCCCAAGATCAAGCCGCCCGTGTTCGGCTGGCACAATGTCCGTTGCCCCAATTTTGTGGCCCAGGAGGAAATCGTCTTGCGCGAGGACGCGCGGCGGTTTGAAGCCGGCTCGCACAATTTGCTGAGCATTGTCGGCCTGCGCGCGGCGCTGGAACTGATTCTGGAACTCGGCGTGGAGAACATCGGCCGCGAGCTGTTGCGCAAGCGCGCCTGGCTGGTGCCCGCCTTGCAGGCCAAGGGCTACACGGTCCTCAATGCCGACGCCAAACCGGAGAACGCCGGCGGCATTACGACCTTCTTCAAACCCGACGCCGACATGGCCGCGCTGCACGCCAGGTTGACCGCGAACAAGGTGGTGGCTTCGCTGCGCACGGACCGGCAGAACCGGCATTACCTCCGCCTTTCGCCGCATTACTACAACACCGACGCGGAACTGCAGCAGGCGCTGGCCCTGCTTTGA